The Serinus canaria isolate serCan28SL12 chromosome 2, serCan2020, whole genome shotgun sequence genomic interval CAaatgttcttcctttctctgaCAGTAGAGTGTTTTCTTGTAAACATTTATGTTAGTTGATTTACCAAGATATTGCATCTTTTGAAGATGTCCAGCACCCTTACTCCATCAGCCTACAGCTGAGAGCTTCCCTAGGGCTGCATTACTGGGTGAAGAGTGCAGTTACCCttgctctcctcctctcccttgcTTTTATCTATGGATAGggtgaaaagcagagaaggaaaaaaattttgaaaactatAATAAGATTCAAACTGTAATAAATTCTCCCATTCAAGCTTTGTTTTATGAAgcaagaatcacagaattgaGAGAAGGGTGTTTTGTGCTCTCCATGTGGCAGACAACACTAGAGAAATCATTGTGCCAGCTGCTTATTtccctttactttttttttataaagaaagaTGGTTGTAATTGTTACACTTTTTAAGTTAATCTGTGTTTATCTCTAGGTCTTCAATAAACTTATCAGGAGATACAAATATCTGGAGAAAGCATTTGAAGATGAAATCAAAAAGGTAATGTTGGTGGCAGTTTGTActagaatgaaaatatttttactataTTTCTAATATAATTGTATATGTACAAATGTGATGCTGCTAGGTGTTTAATTTAGCTCTACTGGAAAAGAGGATGGAATCTACAGGAGGCAGCTTTACTCTGCAAATTCAGCTCTGTGGGAATACTGCAGGAAGCACTTGATGTAGCATATTTCTGAGTTAATGATTCCTTTGGTTGCTGTGACCAAACTCACTTTCTTATTCAGACTTCTTTGTGCAAAAGTTTGATACACTTTGGGTGTACCTCTTAGTGAGAAGTGGTATTACTGTCCTGCAAATAGAAcatctctctgttttttttccaaaaaataaataccaatCTGCTATGCAGAATGCCTCTTGGTGTATGAGTATTAAACCATTCCTGCACTGTGGAATGAATCCTAACCACAAGTTTTTTGTATTTGAGGCCACAGATATGTGTAAGAGAAAGTCCTCACCAGTGGTGGAGTGCTCAGGATTTGCCTGTTAGTCTGTAGTGGCTATTTGTGgatactgttttgttttgtgatgctgAATTCTTAGGAGACAGGACAAGCCAGTgtaaaaatgcttgaaaaaaaaccatacagaattattttgtctATTTTGAGTTCCTAGCAACAGATGTAAATATCTTTTTCTAATGTCCTGAATAAGTAATGAGAACTGCACTGTTCTGTTACTTAACAGGCATGCTAGTAGTGACAAAACCTGTCCCATGATTAAATTCTCATGTGTGTTCaacataaaaatgtgtttccatATTATTTAAACATTAGAAAGGTTGCTGCAAGGGTCAGATGAGGGCAGATTTGGAGCTTGGTACCTCACCAGCACTTCTTTTATCTGAATTAATTTGGCTTTGATTTATACATTCTTGCTCatacaggaaattatttttacacttGTGGCCAGCATGCCTATCAACTGATGCTGATTACTCAGTACATCATTCTAAAGACCTAAATTTACCTCTATCCCCACACAAATCTAATGTTCCTGCTGTTAATTACTGTAATCATTGACATGAGAAGCGCTGACTCACAGCATTCAAGTTTCAGAGAGTGCTCAGCATATTAAGCAAATGCCAATTCAAGCCGCCTCCGCTCATTTCTGTAACTTGCTTGGCTTTACATCCTCTTAAGCTTCCAAAAATTCACTCTGCACTCTTAGTGACAAGATGAGACTATGGCACCTCCACTGCCATTGCCCTTGAAACCCTTGAGGACTACTTGTAGGTGCCTTTTGCTTAccttctccctccccctgcTTGCGTGAATCCACAAAGTGGCTGTTTTCTCATTTATGAGGCCATAGGGTTTTTAACCACTTATTCCTTTAATCCCTGCATGGTGTACTTTGTACAGGAGTAGCTGCTCATGGAGGTCCAGAAGATAGatacattttgcatttccaaaAGGTGTTTCTGCTAGACCAAAGATGGCTACAGTTAGTCAGTGGTTTGATATGTAAGAGAGTGACttgttaacattttttttgtggGTCACTATCCCAACAATGAAAGTGATGTTTCTGGCAGACTCACTGGGCAGATAGTGTGCTTGGGGGAAAATTAGCTCTTCTCATAGAAAAAAGCATGCCAAAAAAACCAAGGCAATGCCAGCAGTTTCACGCTGAAGAAGCAGATGCTGTCAGAGGGACTTTTCTTTCAAGATAGATTATCTTAGATAGCAGCATTTGCACAAGTATTTGCTTTATGTCTTCTAGAACACAACTTTCTCATTAGGACATTATTTTCTACCATCCTTCCCCTTTTTGTCTGCTTCTAGCTttcagttgttttatttcttaactCTGTGACCCCAAAATTGCCAGTTACTCATTTTTCTAATGGCATCAGCAAACCATATATCTAAAGTTTTACatctaaattattttgtgcAAGCAATTTCAATAGATGATGTTTAGATGAATTGCTCACTTGCTGTGTTTTGATGTAGGCACCTTAAATTCATATGAGCATGACACAATGTACTGGTATAGGCCCAGGATATTTTGCAATAGTTTCAGTAAAATTCTGAGTTCCAAACTTGTGTTCTTCTTTCTCTACATAGGTATTTCCTTGGATGAAGAATCCAGTTATTATCTGTCTTATTTAGTATGTTTGCATGTTTAGGCAATTTTCTATATATACTTTTTTACATCAGAATTGGGATAagtacagattttatttatttttttttttgctttaacaGTGGTAAATATAACTGAGTCATAAGAGGGTGTCTGAAGTGCTGGGATGTGTTGTGACATCCCCTATTTGTGTTCCTAGTTTCCTAATGAAATAACTGTAAATTAAGCTAGGAATTAGGAAATAAGAGAACAGCATTCTGATATTGACTAGGGAGTGAGCAGAAATGCTTTAAGTCAGCCAAATGAAAGGCAAGACTCAGTCAGCAGATATCTGTTGCTATATTAGCTGCCTTCTCCATTGCTGACAATTCAGTGCTGTCTGCAGATGTGACATACTGTCAACAGCAGACCAGTTCAGATAAATTAAGACATAAAAAGAAACCATGCTCCCTGTGTGGGTAGAGTTTCTCAGTTTTCACCATTTAAGATTTCTGGATCACAAGAGATGATCAGAAgcacttgtttttcttgtgtGCTTTTTAATGTTGCATGAGTAGGTTTACTTGCACACATCTTCTCTGCCCAGAAATTGTActtaaaagactttttctttaatgacaAAAACAACATGGAACATCACATGAGGCCTGCTCTTGTGCTTATTAGGtattctgaatttctgtttaTGTAGTTGGGAGTTCTTATAGATATCATAGAAATGCAAACTAatgagccagagctgccctttTTATGCCTGGAATCAGTTTGTATTTAATGAAAGCAGTAATGTCTGTGCTTGGCTAACAGCAGGGAAGCATTAGCTTGGAGAATGTTCTGTGGGTGGCTGGGAACTATTCTGAAGTGTCTTGGATGTTTTGTGACTTCCATACTGAGGTTTGTAATTGTGATGCTAAAAGAAGAGTGCTTAAATTACCAACAATAAAAATCTGAAGTAACAACTTTGAACTGAAATTTAGGTTCTGtttcatgattttaaaaatgtgtttatgaaAGATTTGGGTTTTTCTATCACCCAGTCTCCCCCTAAACTATGTTTCACAACTGCTGGGAAGTACAGAATAGTATCCTTAAGCAACAGAAAAGGACAAGTCTAGGTTTGagctgattttgaaaaatattagtaaaataaaaattaggcAAGTAGCACCAACAATACTTTAAGTAGCAAAGGATGTGTAGAAGATACAGGTTctgtttaaaacagaattttacaTTAATGGGTGTAACTGTTCATGATCTACACATGACTGATAAAAGGATTGAGGTTGGAGCTCAGAAGCCTGTTACGTTAAAGCGGTCAGTGTGACCACTTTCTAATCAAAATCCTCATCTACTGGTTATTTAGAATAACCAATATTGGTTACTTAGATTAATttagaagcaaaagaaaaaagatttaattgGAGTACACAGAAATCTGAAGCTGTTTCCTCTTTATTAACAGTCTCAGTACTTCCAGGAAAGGGTtcaaattctgtttttattttttcttatgcAGATTTCATTGTAGTACAGTGTTATTAATAAAGCTTGtataaaaaaagctttaaatccACAGGCTTCCAGTTTACACTAGGATTATATTGAAATTCTGTAAGAATGttctgttttccattaaatgtGGCCCTGGAGTTCCTTTGCCTACACCATTGTACACACCAGTTAGTTGCTGCATTTGGCAGCACAGCACTCCATTTGTTTCTCAGTCATATATTTAGAAATCGTAGCTCCATTCTTCTGCATCCCaaattttcatgcattttgtAGTTGAGCCACAgtttgctgaaataaaattacacCTTGAGATTTGGTAGTTTCATAATTGTTCTTTTAAGCTAAAAGTGTGTGTTTCAGTAATTTGGCTGAAgcccactgaaaaaaataagaattccCAGTGATTTGTCTGTGGCTGAGTCATTCAGTCCTTTGTAAGCTGTAATTTAAAGCTGATGTTATTATGTAAGTACTACTGTATgaatgagggtttttttcagtactgTTCACTGATGCAGAGCAGAACTATTCATAAAACACTGCATGAGATTTAATAACTTTGTTAGTtacctgaatttttaaaacatcactGCATTCAGAAAATTTTACATTTGTTAATAAACTGCTTCGATATCTTGGAGAAGATCTCTCACTGTCCATGGTAACAAACAAGGACAGGGACATGTGTCATTTTCTGTCCCTTTGTATGGGTAGAATCTGATCATTAAGAAATACCCTAATGTGGAAACCTGgtgagaatttttctttcaaaacaaactgTTTTGCTTTAATTGCATTTGTTGCTcatgtagaaaagaaaaaagggtgtCCTGACAACAGAAGGTCAGGACATCCTTTTGGAGGAATGCCATTTGTTgttctttttgaagaaaaaaagagtattcTTTTTAACTGCACAAAATTGTATCTGCagtactatttttttccccttcttctgtGGCAATGGTAAATTTGTAAGCTAGCATTTGATGGAATCAGCAGCATTTTGCATTGAATGAAGCTGTCCTGTATTGtctcacctctttttttttccatcacctATATTGTGGTCACTAACAACACATTAAGAAAACACTATTGTTAACAGTAATGCCATTGACAAGATCTGATTCtgcatggctttttttctgatataaaggaaaaaaggcataaTGTACTTCATCAATGTACTCTCAAGTCAGTAATTTTAACATATGAAATTAGGATTTTAAAAGTAGACTTAATTGCCAGTTTTAGAATTAAAAGGTGTATATATAGTTCAGATCTTCCACGATGATGAGATTTGTAATTTTTCCTCAAgctatttgttttctcttgtaaTTAGTACTGGGAATGGCAAGGTCTTAAATCAGCCTGTGTTCCTGTCTGTCCTTTGTCAGCTTTATCAATAGTGTCTGAActtgaaatatatttcttattttagcCAGTAAAAAAGTCTGTTGTAATTATGCTTTGTTCCCTTCCCTAAAAGAAAACCAGGAAGTTTTCCCATCCTTTTATTGTTTCCATGAGCAATAGTTTTCGAAAGCTAGAAAACAAATTGTAACTCTGTGTGGCTTAGCTGGAAGTGTGAAGATGTGAATAGGCAAACCTGTAGTTTCTGTGTGTCTCAAGCCTGTGGCAAGTAATTTTGTACTTATACACAGGCATACTTTTTGGAGAAGAGAGGTGTTTTATGCCTGATTAAGGCCTTattcttcacagaatcatagactGGCTTAGGCTGAACCttaaagaatcatggaatggctttggaccttaaagaccatgTAGCTCCAAACTAGATTGGCCAaactgctgtgggcagggacatgtttcactagaccaggttgctcagagctctgtccaacctggccttgaacactgctggggatggggcatctacaaCTTCTCTGGCAACCTATCCCAAAGCCTTGCCACATTCACAGTAAAGATTTCTTTgtaatatctaatctaaaccagctttctttcagtttgaagccatccCCCCTTCTCCTGTCAGTACCTGctcttgtaaatagtctctctATCTTttttgtaggctcccttcaggtacagTCTTGTGTTCTTAGAGAAAGTGAAATTACAAGGGGTCAGTGAAATGACACTGTCATGCTTCTGGGTAGAATTTGATGTGATTGCTGTAATTTGTATTGAGACTTCtcaagaaataagaaataaagctGTTAATATTAATTACTGCCTGTTGTCTACCTGTGCCTCaaataaatacttctttttttcttgtctggCCCACAGCTCCTGTTGTTTCTTAAAGCCTTTACTGAGACAGAGCAGACAAAACTGGCAATGCTTTCTGGCATCCTGTTAGCCAATGGGACTCTTCCTGCTACAATTTTAACAAGCCTCTTCACTGACAATATAGTCAAAGAAGGTAATTTTCCATATCTGTTTTTTTATCTTAGCTTTTTTACAGGAGATGTATTTTATTACaatgtattatttattatatgtGTTGCAATAAAATGGAAGTTGGAAACTTGTGAATGTACAACAGAAGCGgaattttaaagcagaagcaTATACAGACAGCAGTGCCCAACATACTTTGTCAAATCTTGTTAAGAGGCCaatcagacagaaaaaagccacaaaacaaaaacaaacctcaCAGGATTTATGGTTTTTTGGAAGTCATACTTGTGTAAGCACAGTTGTAGAATTTATGTATTATTGTGGTACTGTAAAGTTGTGAAGTATAATATCTGTTCCTGAGATATATCTGACATTTCTTCAAGTGTTGCTAATATCTTGTGAGTGAGAATTGAGACAGATTCCATGTAAACCAAAGGGAtattgcagaagaaaaatcaatcCCTCACTTTGCCTTAATAGTAGTAATGATCAATGACTGATAAACTTTCTCATTAATTTGTCTTTATTATATAATGAGTAAATGAGTTCTTTCACTCTTAGGGTACAATGCCTTTTTGAGATTACTTTATTTAAGGATTTTGTTATATATTTATAGCATGTACCTTGGAGTCCTGATTTTACAACTGCTTGctcaattatttctttctctgacagTTCTGACTACCTGGCAGAATTGCAAATGTACTGGTAGTATTGAACAGTTTTCATGACTTTTTTTGGTTATATTAGAGTTATGTATTAGCAAAAATGTattctaattttcattttaaaaaaattattctaactTTATGGTCTCATTTGCAGCATGCTAACCATTACATTCGTTTTCtaaatgctgcagaaagaaaagccacagctgcagctttgctctgtCATCACTCATGGCTCTTGAAATCAGAATTAAACTAGGAAGAATCTCAAACAAAAGCACTAATTGATGTTTTTAGGATGATTGTCTGCAATGCGTTTAAATGAAAGTCTTCCTAGTTATGGGAAGACAAGAGGCATTGGAAActccaaaattttaaaaatcatggaaattgttatattttaaatttagcgTTTTAAGAATACAATTCTTATTTGCATTATGTGCCTTACATTTCTAGGAGCCCTAAGCTTTTGTCAGAGCCTACATATACTTTTAGTTCTTGGTTTATATATACTAAAAATGCATCCATGACAGATTGTTCAGACAGTATCCTGGGGTAGATATTTTATGCAAGAATAATTGAAGATCCAAAGATAGTTTAAAAATGGGGATCAAAGCAAGGCAAACCAGATCATACATGAATAaactcagttttttttttttgatttacAAAAAAACAATGCTGCAGGCAGGTGAGGTTAAAATACATGAGGAAACAGGTGAGCTCAGGGACTTGTTGATCAGCATGGGACTTGTAACATTGGCTAAGAACTGACTGAAAGTGAGATCGTGTGGACAGGACATCTGTCAAGTTTGAGAGCAAattgctaatttatttttagattacCTTATTTCAGTGTTGTCACTACTTTTACTGTTCTATATAGATGGAAAACAAGATATTCTTTCGTGGATTGCTGACATACTTGTAGTAGAGACAGAGAAAGGTCTATGTGGTGGTGGAATCTTGCCAGAGTTAAGTGTACCTTTCTTGTCCCCTATGCTGGCAAAGTAATGCAAATGCAAAGAGCAACCAATGGGGTTagtcaataaaataaattactgaaattactttctgcaaataaggggggaaaagaatgaagcaaacaaaaagagaagagcTGTTTAAAGGAAAAGTGGCAGCATGTGCACAGAGCATAGGAACAAGCTAGTGATAAATTTGGGCTGTAAATGAGAAGTAAGTTTGAAAATATGTGGGTAGTGAAGCCCTAGAACAGCCTCCCCCTGTCATGGTGTAATCCCAGCCAGCAGTCAAGTCCtacacagctgcttgctcactcccACACCAGCAGGATCAAGGAGAGAATGGGAGGGGTAAAATctggaaaactcatgggttgagataaagcTTAGTGGGTAAAGCAAAAgttgcacacacacagaaagcaaaacaaggagttAGTTCACTGCTGCCCAtgggcaggtgttcagccacctccaggagagcagggcactgTCACATGTAATGGGTACTTAGGAAGACACTTTAAATGTTCCTCCCTTCTTGCTTCTTCTCTCCACTTcatatactgagcatgatggCATATGGTCTGGATTGTCCCTGTGGTCAGTTGGGGTCGTCTGCCCCACCTGTGTCTCCTTCCAGCTTCCTTGTCAGCAAGGCagttggaaaagcagaaaagatcTTGGCTCTTTGTAAGCCCtcctcagcaataacaaaaacgTATCTGTATTATCAATCCAGTGTTAGCATAAATCCAAAATAAAGCCCCATACAgccacagtggaaaaaaaatagctctaccccagctgaaaaaaaaaattagctctACCCCAGTATCTATAATACTGACACTGGCATAGaacttgctttgttttgttttaagctGAAACTAGAAAAAATGTGTAGGATATGATAATGTTTGGTGGCAGAGACCATTCCATTCAATTTTGGTATTGAGCACATAAGCTCGTGGATATGCTGAAGTGTGTTTGCAAGTGGAAGTTATGCCTAAGTCACCTACTGGTTGACCAGGCTTTGTTAGTCTTGGTTAGTCAGCTTGCAGCACTTAGGATTGCTGCATCATGTCCAACATGTAAAACAAGCCCAAGGAAGTATTTGCAGGCCTCTCTTGGCCTGCAGAGTGCATCCCTGGTTTCATACAGTACTTCTCTAAGGATCACGTCTTACGACTAAGCTCCTGAAATTAGTTTGACAAAACTGCCATAACAGTCAAGATGTGTAAAGACTGTCAGTGAATTTTACAGTGGTCTGGGAATAGTCTCTTCTGTTCTTGTTTGGTGACTCATTTAGTCAAAGTAtcctagaaataaaaataatgaatatctATCTATAAAGCGGCTAAGAGTGATGAAGCTCCTCACCAGTAGGTCCCATGTATCTCTAAGAGCTTCTGGACTATCTGGAGGTGAGACAGAAAACTGCAGTGGCCAGCTGTAGTCTAGGATTGTGCCATTTGTTATGCATTACCATTGTCACTACCTTCAGTAGCCCTGATGTTGGTATGAGTGTAGTATGGAGAATCATAACTGACCTACTGGTGACCTTCCTCAAGGATGAGCTCCATCTCCGAGACCTCTCGGCTTCCTTCAGCTCCCTGCACTTGCAGTGCAGAATCTGGAGCAGTcgtggtggtgctgctgctctagGAAATAGGAGATGTGGGCTTAATGGTTTATGAACTCCCCTGGGAAATCCACAACCAGTGGAGGTAGAGTTAGTTTGATTTAATCCTTTGCCtcaaggaaggaattttttcacttaaaatagTATTTGTGCCTGGTGCAACTGGCTACTAAATGCCTCCTAGGAGGTCATAGTACAGTCAATCACTTGAAGTTGCAAAGTTATTTAACCCCATTCCAGGATTTGCTAAAAAAATTTTCAATATATGGTTTTTTTAGTTCTTGTTCTTAATTGTCCTTTATTGCTTTGTGCCTTTGTTTCCTACCCATTTaatgcattatttttccttttgcattgtACTCAGTCTGTGAATTGGGAATGtaggaaaaataattgcaaagaaaatcttTGAACAACTGAATGGAGATGGGCAATACCAAATGAAAAGATTTTCAATCTTGTATAATTCAGAAAACTAATTTTGCATTCGAGAAGAAAATAGGCATTTCAGCTCTACgtgtttgtttctgttgtcataaatgtattttcattctACAGTCTTGTAACTTTTTTGTAATCTTGAACGTCTTATAGTCGGCTCTAATTTGTGTTGAAATTTGCTGAAACagattttgtgcttttctctAATAGGGATTGCAGCCTCTTTCGCTGTAAAGCTTTTTAAAGCATGGATGGCAGAGAAAGATGCCAATTCTGTTACCTCTGCTTTAAGAAAAGCCAACCTCGATAAGAGATTGCTAGTAAGTAcaatatattttcaataatCTTTATCTCTCccagggaaaaagaaggaaatgaagtGCAGATGGTAGTTTGCTGTAAGCATGTTAACTCCCCCTCAGACTGTGTTAgcatttctaaaatgttttgaaacacAGCAATATTGTTATGGCTGTAGCACTGATACAGGTTCAGGAATATTAAGTATCACATGTTTTTACATTCTGTCTCTATTTTTCCTGTAGTCAGATGCCTTCTGAGAGATTGTATATATGGGGCTTGGGAATTaaataaatgggtttttttttctaaccaCTGCTAACAAAACTGCTAACCACCAGCAAATGGGCATGAAAAGCtctatttctttaaatatgttttccttttgcaaatgGTATATAAAGTATAAGGAGTCAGATTTGAATGTACGTTTCTGAAGCAGCAGTGTTTAAATAGTATAGTAAATTAATAGTAAGCTGATTTTCTGCAGCAGTAGCCATCTAGGTAGCACAAATGGTCctgcagtggtggcagcagaCCTAGTAGGTACAGTGCAGAAGGCTTTCAGCCTTAGGACTCAAACCCTGTGTTCTGGGTTTGTAGCAAGGTATTCAGACAATATATAAACATGTAGCaatttcatgtgtttttttctcccagtgtCTCTCTGAGgttcatttggggttttttaatcctTCGGAAAGATTGCTGCTGCAATAATGCAGTCAAATACACATCCTGTGTAGCCTGGAGATTCAGCAGTATTTCCTGTTTCTACCTCAGTAATATGTAATTAAGCAAGTATCTTTCAAAAGTAAGGAGCCTCCCACGCCCCTCCATCTCTTCAATTTGTACTTGATTTTAAGTGTCCAAGTCATAAATAATTTGCCATTAACTGGGAAAGGGGCCAATTACACTGGTTTTTGtatggggagggcagggaagaaaACTGCATCTTACTTCTCTTTCAAGCTTGACTGACTTAAACTTTCAGCTATTGGCCTTCATTACTCTTCTTTATTAAGCAACTGTAAAGTATCAGATGATGTTGCCTAGCATAGATGCTTTCATGAAAGTTTCTTAATTTCATTAGTCAGTAAGTAAATAGATGGAAAGTCTCCAGCTTCTTTGTTAGAAAAAAGTGTTATCCATCCCACAGATCATTGTTAAGACACCAAGAATGGGTGGTAAGCAAATGCCATTGAATGCTTTCCAAGGTGGGGCATTTGCTATAGTGATTTTTAAGGataattttaacttttctaGGTAGCTGGACTCTCATAAATTGACAGtgctttttaattagaaatgcCTACAGGAGTTAATTTTAGCAGTTCATAGtggattttgtgattttttttttttttaatgatgttttaGTGGTAGGTCAGGGTGCCTGGGCCACTTATGTATTGTTCAGTGTATTTTTCTTAAGAGATAAATGTGTGGATGCACTGGGAGAGGATGATAAATGTGCTTTGCCATCTATTCCTTTGTACTTTCCCTACAAGACTCTTGGAATCTGGAAGAAGTATGGTTCTTCTTAGGACTGCTTTGAGCAACATGTTTGGCTCATGGCTGTTGATAAGATCATGCACTTCACATGGAGTGGGTATTAGCTTATTTGTGTAACTGGACATCATCTTTTCCCTCCACTACAGTGAAACCCTGCAATATGAATGCAGTGTTGACTTTCAACAAGTGTGGATACAAGCAGTGTTTTAAGTGAAGTAACAGGTTATTCCCACTGTTCATTcttaaaaaatgttctttccatTCTGTCAGGAGTCATAGTTGGTTATTTAACAGAGAGCATTCCTGTCTTTTTAGGAACTATTTCCAGCCAACCGGCAAAATGTGGACCATTTTGCCAAGTATTTTACTGAAGCAGGTCTAAAAGAGCTCTCAGATTTCCTTAGAGTTCAGCAGTCACTGGGGACTCGTAAAGAACTTCAAAAAGAACTACAAGAACGTCTCTCTCAGGAATGCCCAATTAAGGAGGTAAAAGTGGTTTTTTACAACTTTCTGTTTATATAATAATAATCAAAGACTTAAATCAACATTAGGTAGAGAGGAacagatttcctctgtttttctttaaagtattttaatttattcatccGTTCCCTCTCTGCTTAAGACTAAAGCAACCAAATATCCTCTATATTTCCAAGTGTAGTTGTTTGTGGGATGGGGGTGGTTTTCCTTCATTTATCCTTGAGAATGTATTTCCTTTAACTGCATTAACTGTTAGGTTGGAGGGGAGGGTCAAAATCTTGttctaattttgtttcttaatgCTTCTACCCCATGATGTTGTAAATGACTACAAGTGTTTGGAAAGTCAGTATCATTTCTGGTTCATTGGAAATGTCCCTTATTTCCTTCTCCAGGTAGTGCTTTATgtaaaagaggaaatgaaaagaaatgagctgccagagccagcagtgaTTGGTCTCCTTTGGACCTGTGTCATGAATGCTGTGGAATGGAACAAGAAAGAAGAGCTGGTTGCAGAGCAGGCTCTCAAACATCTAAAGGTGTGTGCATGGGTGAAGAGGAGAAGAATGCTGTGAATTCACAGAATATATTCTTTGGCTATCAAAGTTTTTTACCTGTTTAAATCCAGGAGATTGAGATTTTTGAAGGTTGATGCTGAGCATACCAAGCATTGTGTGTAGTCTGACTTCTGTCAAATGGATGCTGAGGACTGAGGTAGTTCAGATCATTGAGTGCCCTGAGTCCCACAGTGCCAGGGCAAGCAAAGGTG includes:
- the BZW2 gene encoding eIF5-mimic protein 1 isoform X1, with the translated sequence MNKNQKPVLTGQRFKTRKRDEKEKFEPTVFRDTIVQGLNEAGNDLEAIAKFLDAAGSRLDYRRYADTLFDILVAGSMLAPGGTRIDDNDKTKMTNHCVFFADEDHDAIRNYAQVFNKLIRRYKYLEKAFEDEIKKLLLFLKAFTETEQTKLAMLSGILLANGTLPATILTSLFTDNIVKEGIAASFAVKLFKAWMAEKDANSVTSALRKANLDKRLLELFPANRQNVDHFAKYFTEAGLKELSDFLRVQQSLGTRKELQKELQERLSQECPIKEVVLYVKEEMKRNELPEPAVIGLLWTCVMNAVEWNKKEELVAEQALKHLKQYAPLLAVFSTQGQSELILLQKVQEYCYDNIHFMKAFQKIVVLFYKADVLSEEAILKWYKEAHVAKGKSVFLDQMKKFVEWLQNAEEESESEGEEN
- the BZW2 gene encoding eIF5-mimic protein 1 isoform X2, which translates into the protein MTNHCVFFADEDHDAIRNYAQVFNKLIRRYKYLEKAFEDEIKKLLLFLKAFTETEQTKLAMLSGILLANGTLPATILTSLFTDNIVKEGIAASFAVKLFKAWMAEKDANSVTSALRKANLDKRLLELFPANRQNVDHFAKYFTEAGLKELSDFLRVQQSLGTRKELQKELQERLSQECPIKEVVLYVKEEMKRNELPEPAVIGLLWTCVMNAVEWNKKEELVAEQALKHLKQYAPLLAVFSTQGQSELILLQKVQEYCYDNIHFMKAFQKIVVLFYKADVLSEEAILKWYKEAHVAKGKSVFLDQMKKFVEWLQNAEEESESEGEEN